The Sulfurospirillum deleyianum DSM 6946 nucleotide sequence ACGCTCTGTTTGTCAAACTCTTAGTTTCTCTCTGCTTTATACTAGCCCTTGGTACGTCGTGGCAGTATATCTCGCCTAAGGAGTGGAGAGCTTTGGTGGATGAACGCATTGCTTTTGTCGAAGAACTTCGTAGTCGTGGGCTTCACTTTGGTTATGCTACGTATTGGGATTCACATATTTATACCGTCTTTAGTGACAGTGAAGTGGATATTCGCCCGATTATTATGAGTAAAGAGGGAATTAAACTAGAGCACTGGCTCTCCAATGACCGTTGGTATCAAAAAGACTCCACAGCGGGTAAAGTCTTTTTTGTCACCGATGAGAAAAATTGTGAAGTTTTTCAAGAGGGGATTAAAGCGTCCAATATGCCTGATTTTATTGATTCATTTACCTATGGCAAATACACGATTTTTATTTTTGAAAAAAATCCACTCTATGAGAAGAAAACAGCAAAACCACCAAAGAAAAAGCGTATAATAACGCCTTCTTAATCTTTACATGTAAAGGGTATATACCTTGGAGTCAGTGAAAATAAGTGTGGTTTCTCCCGTTTATGGCTGCAAAGAGTCGCTTTTTGAGTTATATGAGCGCTTAGTCGAAACGCTTTCTCAGATTAGCAATCAATTTGAAATTATTTTTGTGAACGATGCCTGTCCACAAGGTTCGTGGGAGCGCATTGTGATGCTGTGCGCACGGGATGAAAGGGTTAAAGGAATTAATCTCTCCCGTAACTTTGGTCAGCATTATGCTATCACAGCAGGATTGGATCATGCCAAAGGCGAGTGGGTGGTGGTGATGGATTGTGATTTGCAAGATAAGCCTGAAGAGATTATCAAGCTTTACAACACGGCACGTGATGGTTATGATATTGTGTTTGGCAGACGTGTAGAGAGGCAGGATAGCTTTTTTAAACGGTTAGGTTCTCGTGCGTTTAATAGAGTGTTGGACTATTTTACCGATAGTAAGCATGATAATTCGATTGCTAATTTTGGTATTTACTCCCATAAAGTGATTGAAACGATTAATCGTTACCGTGAGCATAGCCGTGACTTTTTACTCTTTGCACAAATGGTGGGATTTAAAAAAATCGAAATTGATATCGAACATGCGGCAAGGGTTTATGGCAGTTCGTCTTATAATCTTTCAAAATTGATTCGTTTAGCGATTGATTCGATTGTATCGCATTCGAACAAACCCCTTCGCCTCTCGATTCAATTAGGTTTTTTTATTGCGTTAGGCAGTTTGGTGTATGCGTGCTGGTTAGTTTTGCGTTACTTTCTTTATGGCACTGCCACTGAGGGTTGGACGAGTTTAATGGTGTCAATGTTCTTTATGTTTGGTCTTTTATTTGCCATTATTGGCATTGTAGGGCTTTACATTGGCAAGATTTTTGATGAGGTGAAAAGACGCCCCCTTTATATTATTCAAGAGACAATTAATTTATGAAAAAAGTAGCAATTTTACAGTCAAATTATATCCCGTGGAAGGGGTATTTTGACATTATTGGCAGTGTGGATGAGTTTGTATTGTACGATGATATGCAATACACGAA carries:
- a CDS encoding glycosyltransferase family 2 protein, coding for MKISVVSPVYGCKESLFELYERLVETLSQISNQFEIIFVNDACPQGSWERIVMLCARDERVKGINLSRNFGQHYAITAGLDHAKGEWVVVMDCDLQDKPEEIIKLYNTARDGYDIVFGRRVERQDSFFKRLGSRAFNRVLDYFTDSKHDNSIANFGIYSHKVIETINRYREHSRDFLLFAQMVGFKKIEIDIEHAARVYGSSSYNLSKLIRLAIDSIVSHSNKPLRLSIQLGFFIALGSLVYACWLVLRYFLYGTATEGWTSLMVSMFFMFGLLFAIIGIVGLYIGKIFDEVKRRPLYIIQETINL